From the Pseudomonas monsensis genome, the window AGCAGTGTCTGAGTGCCGGTGGGTGCGGCGTCCTTGGTTTTTTCCGGGGCGTCTTCCTGCATATCCAGCCTTTACCGTTGAGCGAGGGAACGGGCGGCATTATGGTCGCCCGAGGCGGAGCACTACAACTCGATACGTTCGACCTTGCCCACCAGCAGCACGTAGGACAACGCACCGATCAACGCCAGAACCGCGATGTAGGTGATTGCCGGGGCGAACGAATCACCGCTGGCGAGGAAACCGATGACAATCGGCGTGGCAATTGCCGACAGGTTGCCGATGAAGTTGAACACCCCGCCGGTCAAACCGAGCAAACGTGCCGGAGCGAGGGTCGAAACCAGCGACCAGGTGATCGACGCCAGCCCGTTGCCGAAAAACGCCAGCGCTAGGAAGGCAATCACCAGCGGTGTCGATTCAACGAAATTGGCGCCGATGATCGAGGTGGAAATCAGCAGCCCGCCAATGATCGGCAACTTGCGCGCAAACCCGACGCTGCAGCCACGCCGAATCAACAAGTCGGAAAAGAACCCCGAGCACAGAACACCGACGAAAGCAGCCAGAAATGGCAGCGACGCCAGCAGGCCGGACTTGATGAAGTCCATGCCGCGATATTTCACCAGATAGGTCGGGAACCACGTGAGGAAGAACCACAGCGTCGAGTTCAGGCAGAACTGGCCGAGGTAGATGCCCCACAACTTGCGCTTGGTCAGGACGATACCCAGATCAGTCCAGCTGAACCTGGCTTTGACCTTGGCCGTCTCCTGCTGAATATCGACCAGCCCTCCGCCCTCACGAATCAGGTCGATTTCGCCTTGGTTGACGCCTTTGAAGTCTCGTGGCTCGCGATACACCGCGTACCAGATCGCCGCCCAGACAATCCCCGCCGCACCGGTGGCGACGAACACCATGTGCCAGCCGAACTCATGTTGCAGCCAGGCCAGTACCGGGGTCAGAAACGCCAGCCCGACAAACTGCCCCGACGTGTAAAAACCAATCGCCGTGGCCCGCTCGCGCTCAGGAAACCAGGTCGTCACCACACGGCTATTGATCGGATAAGCCGGCGCTTCCAGCGCGCCGACCGCCATGCGCAGCACAAACAGCGCAATGAAGCTGGCTGCAAAGCCGAGCATCACCGTGGCCAGCGACCACAGCAGCAACGCGACGCTATAAAGAATGCGCGGCGGCACGCGATCGACCAGCCAGCCGCCGGGGATTTGCATCGCGGCGTAGGTCCAGCCGAACGCCGAGAAAATCAGCCCGACGTGAACCGGATCAATGCCCAGTTCGCTGGTCAGCGCGGGCGCGGCAATCGACAGATTGCTGCGATCGAGGTAGTTGATGACCACGGTGATGAACAGCAGCACCATGATGAAAAACCGCTTGCGGCTGGGCGTGACTAAAGACGCCTGCCCGGTGAGGGTTTGCGGTGGCATGGGGGGTGCCTCTTCTTATGATTATTTGAGGTCGGCCTATGGCCTGCACTGCACCCTGTGGGAGCGAGCTTGCTCGCGAAGACGGCGGCACATCCTGCATCAATCTGACTGACCTGCCGCATTCGCGAGCAAGCTCGCTCCCACAGGGGGGGTGGTGTGTCAGAGACAAATCACCACTCGGCAAAACTGCCATCGGCATGGCGCCAGATCGGGTTACGCCAGCGGTGGCCGACGGCGGCGCGTTCGATCACATATTCCTCGTTGATCTCGATACCCAGTCCCGGCCCGTTCGGAATCTTCACGAAACCCTGGTCGTAGTCGAACACCCGTGGGTCTTTCACGTAGTCGAGCAAATCGTTGCTCTCGTTGTAATGGATGCCCAGGCTCTGCTCCTGGATAAACGCGTTGTAACAAGCCGCGTCCAATTGCAAACACGCGGCCAGCGCAATCGGTCCCAACGGGCAATGCAGCGCCAACGCCACGTCGTAGGCTTCGGCCATGTTGGCGATCTTGCGGGTCTCGGTGATGCCGCCCGCGTGGGAGGCATCCGGCTGGATGATGTCGACGTAGCCTTCACTCAACACCCGTTTAAAGTCCCAGCGCGAGAACAGCCGCTCGCCGAGAGCGATCGGCGTGCTGGTCAATGGCGCCAGCTCCTTCAATGCTTCGTAGTTTTCGCTGAGCACCGGCTCTTCGATGAACATCAGTTTGTACGGATCGAGTTCCTTCATCAGCACCTTGGCCATCGGTTTGTGCACGCGGCCATGGAAGTCGACGCCGATGCCAACGTTCGGCCCGACCGCATCACGCACGGCAGCGACGTTGGCCAGCGCCAGATCGACTTTTTCGAAGGTATCGAGGAATTGCAGTTCTTCGGTGCCGTTCATTTTCACCGCGGTGAAACCACGGCTCACCGCCTCTTTCGCCGCGCGCGCGGTGTCGGCCGGACGGTCGCCACCGATCCACGAGTACACGCGAATTTTGTCGCGCACCTGCCCACCGAGCAGGTCACTGACCGATACGCCGAGGGCCTTGCCCTTGATGTCCCACAGCGCCTGATCGATACCAGCCAGCGCACTCATGTGAATCGCGCCGCCACGGTAGAAGCCGCCGCGATACAGCACCGTCCAGATGTCCTCGATATTGCGTGGGTCTTTGCCGATCAGGTAGTCGGACAATTCTTCGACGGCAGCGGCCACGGTGTGCGCTCGACCTTCAACCACGGGTTCACCCCAACCGGTCACGCCTTCATCGGTTTCGACCTTGAGGAAGCACCAGCGCGGCGGGACGATGAAGGTGGTGAGTTTGGTGATTTTCATCTGTTTGTCTCTCTTGTTAGATGCAGCGCACGCAGCGCCAAAAAGTCTTAACCAAGCGCCTTCCACGCGGCCACGTAGGCCTCGGCGTTCACCGCCACTTGCTGCGGCGTCATGCCCGGTTTGAACAGCCCGGAACCGAGGCCGAAACCTTTCACGCCGGCGTCGATGAACGCCTGCATGTTGTCCGGCGTGATACCGCCAACCGGCGCCAGAACCGTCCCGGATGGCAACACCGCCAGCCAGGCTTTGACGACCGCCGGGCCCATCTGCTCGGCGGGGAACAGCTTGAGAATGTCTGCGCCC encodes:
- a CDS encoding MFS transporter, with product MPPQTLTGQASLVTPSRKRFFIMVLLFITVVINYLDRSNLSIAAPALTSELGIDPVHVGLIFSAFGWTYAAMQIPGGWLVDRVPPRILYSVALLLWSLATVMLGFAASFIALFVLRMAVGALEAPAYPINSRVVTTWFPERERATAIGFYTSGQFVGLAFLTPVLAWLQHEFGWHMVFVATGAAGIVWAAIWYAVYREPRDFKGVNQGEIDLIREGGGLVDIQQETAKVKARFSWTDLGIVLTKRKLWGIYLGQFCLNSTLWFFLTWFPTYLVKYRGMDFIKSGLLASLPFLAAFVGVLCSGFFSDLLIRRGCSVGFARKLPIIGGLLISTSIIGANFVESTPLVIAFLALAFFGNGLASITWSLVSTLAPARLLGLTGGVFNFIGNLSAIATPIVIGFLASGDSFAPAITYIAVLALIGALSYVLLVGKVERIEL
- the dgoD gene encoding galactonate dehydratase, translated to MKITKLTTFIVPPRWCFLKVETDEGVTGWGEPVVEGRAHTVAAAVEELSDYLIGKDPRNIEDIWTVLYRGGFYRGGAIHMSALAGIDQALWDIKGKALGVSVSDLLGGQVRDKIRVYSWIGGDRPADTARAAKEAVSRGFTAVKMNGTEELQFLDTFEKVDLALANVAAVRDAVGPNVGIGVDFHGRVHKPMAKVLMKELDPYKLMFIEEPVLSENYEALKELAPLTSTPIALGERLFSRWDFKRVLSEGYVDIIQPDASHAGGITETRKIANMAEAYDVALALHCPLGPIALAACLQLDAACYNAFIQEQSLGIHYNESNDLLDYVKDPRVFDYDQGFVKIPNGPGLGIEINEEYVIERAAVGHRWRNPIWRHADGSFAEW